A single region of the Desulfovibrio sp. genome encodes:
- a CDS encoding response regulator, translating to MELAKVLLVDDESDVTRILSKRLGRRGYECQSAANGQQAVDAMEQFPFGIVIMDVKMPVMDGMSALQIIHSRWPKTQVILLSGHADMQLAVQAMSEGAFGYLMKPVDIDELLFKIEDAATQIRLEAEQG from the coding sequence ATGGAACTAGCAAAAGTGCTGTTGGTTGATGATGAATCAGATGTAACACGGATACTCTCCAAGCGCCTTGGTCGCCGAGGGTATGAGTGCCAATCCGCTGCCAACGGGCAACAGGCCGTGGATGCCATGGAGCAGTTCCCCTTTGGCATTGTAATCATGGATGTAAAAATGCCGGTAATGGATGGCATGTCCGCCTTGCAGATTATCCATTCCCGCTGGCCAAAAACTCAGGTGATTTTGCTTTCAGGTCATGCAGACATGCAGCTTGCGGTTCAGGCCATGAGCGAGGGGGCGTTTGGCTATCTGATGAAGCCTGTTGACATTGATGAGCTGCTCTTTAAAATTGAAGATGCCGCTACCCAGATCCGCCTTGAAGCGGAGCAGGGCTAA